One window of the Vigna radiata var. radiata cultivar VC1973A chromosome 1, Vradiata_ver6, whole genome shotgun sequence genome contains the following:
- the LOC106775363 gene encoding LRR receptor-like serine/threonine-protein kinase ERL1, translating into MKGVLSFLPEFRNHSLLLLLAMELLLLLLSHFASPLSGEGQALMKIKASFSNVADVLHDWDDLHSDDFCSWSGVLCDNVSLTVLSLNLSSLNLGGEISPAIGDLRNLQSIDLQGNKLTGQIPDEIGNCAALIHLDLSDNLLYGDIPFSISKLKQLVFLNLKSNQLTGPIPSTLTQIPNLKTLDLARNRLTGEIPRLLYWNEVLQYLGLRGNMLSGTLSPDICQLTGLWYFDVRGNNLTGTIPDSIGNCTNFEILDLSYNQISGEIPYNIGFLQVATLSLQGNRLTGKIPEVIGLMQALAILDLSENELIGPIPPILGNLSFTGKLYLHGNMITGPIPPELGNMSRLSYLQLNDNKIVGQIPDELGKLEHLFELNLANNHLEGSIPLNISSCTALNKFNVHGNHLSGSIPLSFSSLQSLTYLNLSANNFNGSIPVELGHIINLDTLDLSSNNFSGHVPGSVGYLEHLLTLNLSHNSLQGPLPAEFGNLRSIQIIDISFNHLFGSMPPEIGQLQNLVSLILNNNDLRGKIPDQLTNCLSLNFLNVSYNNLSGVIPLMKNFSRFSADSFIGNPLLCGNWLGSICDPYIPKSRVVFSRAAVVCLIVGTIILLAMVTVALYRSSQSMELIKGPRGTEQGPPKLVILHMGLAIHTFDDIMRVTENLSEKYIVGYGASGTVYKCVLKNSRPIAIKRLYNRHQHNSREFETELETIGSIRHRNLVTLHGYALTPNGNLLFYDYMENGSLWDLLHGPLKKVKHDWEARLRIAVGASEGLAYLHHDCNPRIIHRDVKSSNILIDENFEARLSDFGIAKCLSTTRTHASTSVVGTIGYIDPEYARSSRLNEKSDVYSFGIVLLELLTGKKAVDNDSNLHHLILSKADNNTIMETVDPEVSITCMDLTHVKKTFQLALLCTKGNPSERPTMHEVARVLASLLPAPPSNIFAPPSKAIDYAQFVIQKGNNIHPPQMERLQSQKCSNDQWFVRFENVVSNNSL; encoded by the exons ATGAAAGGTGTCTTGTCTTTTCTTCCCGAGTTCAGAAACCACTCTCTGTTGCTTCTCCTGGCAATGGAGCTCCTGCTGCTTCTTCTCTCTCACTTTGCGTCTCCTCTCAGTGGTGAAG GACAAGCATTGATGAAGATTAAGGCTTCATTCAGCAATGTAGCAGATGTTCTGCATGATTGGGATGATTTGCATAGTGACGACTTCTGCTCCTGGAGCGGAGTCTTGTGTGACAATGTCAGCCTTACTGTTCTCTCTCT AAACTTGTCAAGCTTGAACCTTGGTGGGGAGATATCACCGGCCATTGGTGACTTAAGAAACTTGCAATCGAt AGACCTGCAGGGGAATAAACTCACTGGTCAAATTCCAGATGAAATTGGGAACTGTGCTGCACTTATTCATCT GGATTTGTCTGATAATCTGTTATATGGTGATATACCTTTCTCCATATCAAAACTGAAGCAGCTTGTGTTTCT GAATTTAAAGAGTAATCAGTTGACTGGTCCTATCCCTTCAACTTTAACCCAAATTCCTAACTTGAAGACTCT CGATCTTGCACGAAATAGACTCACTGGTGAGATTCCAAGGCTACTCTACTGGAATGAAGTCCTGCAATACCT TGGGTTGCGAGGGAACATGTTGAGTGGAACTCTGTCCCCTGATATCTGTCAATTAACTGGTTTGTGGTATTT TGATGTGAGAGGCAATAATTTGACTGGCACCATACCTGACAGCATTGGAAACtgcacaaattttgaaatcct GGATCTGTCATATAACCAGATATCTGGGGAGATTCCCTATAATATCGGATTTCTTCAAGTAGCTACTTT GTCACTTCAAGGAAATAGACTAACTGGAAAGATTCCGGAAGTCATTGGTTTAATGCAAGCCCTTGCCATTTT GGATTTGAGTGAGAATGAGCTCATAGGACCCATTCCTCCCATACTAGGCAATCTGTCTTTTACTGGCAAGCT gTACCTTCATGGAAACATGATCACTGGACCAATACCTCCAGAACTTGGCAATATGTCAAGACTAAGCTACCT GCAATTGAATGACAATAAAATAGTTGGCCAAATTCCGGATGAACTTGGGAAGCTCGAGCACTTGTTTGAATT GAATCTTGCCAATAATCATCTTGAGGGATCTATTCCACTTAACATTAGCTCCTGTACGGCCTTGAATAAGTT TAATGTGCATGGAAATCATTTAAGTGGTTCAATTCCTTTGAGCTTTAGCAGCCTCCAGAGCTTGACTTACTT AAACCTTTCGGCAAACAATTTCAATGGGAGTATACCTGTTGAATTAGGCCACATAATAAATCTTGATACGTT AGATCTATCTAGCAATAATTTTTCAGGGCATGTTCCGGGGTCTGTTGGTTATCTTGAGCATCTTCTAACTTT GAACTTAAGCCATAATAGTCTTCAGGGTCCCTTGCCTGCTGAATTTGGGAATCTTAGAAGCATACAAATTAT CGATATCTCATTCAATCATCTGTTCGGTAGTATGCCTCCAGAAATTGGTCAGCTGCAGAATCTTGTGTCTCT GATTTTAAACAACAATGATTTGCGTGGGAAGATTCCAGACCAGCTTACAAATTGCTTAAGTCTTAACTTCCT GAATGTCTCATATAATAACTTATCCGGGGTCATTCCTCTAATGAAGAACTTCTCCCGGTTTTCAGCTGACAG CTTCATTGGAAATCCATTGTTATGCGGAAATTGGTTAGGATCCATATGTGATCCTTACATACCAAAATCCAGAG TGGTTTTCTCAAGGGCTGCAGTTGTTTGTCTCATAGTTGGTACCATCATATTATTGGCTATGGTAACTGTTGCTCTATACAGATCAAGCCAATCCATGGAATTGATTAAAGGACCTAGGGGAACTGAACAAG gGCCACCCAAACTTGTAATTCTTCATATGGGCTTGGCCATCCACACCTTTGATGATATCATGAGAGTTACTGAGAATCTCAGTGAGAAGTATATTGTAGGATATGGTGCCTCAGGTACCGTGTACAAGTGTGTTTTGAAGAATTCTCGGCCAATTGCAATTAAACGACTATACAATCGGCATCAACACAACTCAAGGGAGTTCGAGACAGAACTTGAAACTATTGGCAGCATCAGACACAGGAATCTTGTCACTTTGCATGGTTATGCTCTAACTCCTAATGGAAATCTTCTCTTCTATGACTATATGGAGAATGGCTCTCTGTGGGATCTTCTACATG GTCCCTTGAAAAAGGTAAAACATGATTGGGAAGCACGCTTGAGGATTGCTGTGGGAGCTTCTGAAGGACTTGCTTACCTCCATCATGACTGCAATCCTAGAATTATTCACAGGGATGTTAAGTCCTCAAATATCCTGATAGATGAGAACTTTGAAGCACGTCTCTCTGATTTTGGCATTGCCAAATGTTTGTCAACTACAAGAACACATGCATCAACATCTGTGGTTGGGACAATAGGCTATATTGACCCTGAGTATGCCAGGAGTTCTAGGTTGAATGAAAAATCTGACGTGTATAGCTTTGGTATTGTTCTACTTGAGCTACTCACAGGGAAGAAAGCAGTGGACAACGATTCCAACTTGCATCACTTG ATATTATCTAAGGCAGATAACAACACTATAATGGAGACTGTGGATCCTGAGGTGTCTATTACCTGCATGGATCTGACCCATGTTAAGAAGACCTTTCAGCTTGCTCTTCTTTGCACAAAAGGAAACCCTTCTGAGAGGCCAACTATGCATGAGGTTGCCAGGGTTTTGGCATCACTACTCCCAGCACCTCCCAGCAACATCTTTGCCCCTCCTTCAAAGGCCATTGATTATGCACAATTTGTGATTCAAAAGGGAAACAACATCCATCCCCCACAGATGGAAAGGTTACAATCTCAGAAATGCTCTAATGATCAATGGTTTGTTCGCTTTGAGAATGTTGTATCAAATAACAGCTTATAG